The genome window TTCTGCAAATTGTTTTAGAATAGCTAAAGTTTTATCGCTTGAACCATCGTCAATAGTAAGTACTTCTAAGTTTTTATAGGTTTGATTGATGACACAGTTTAGCGCTTTTGTTAAATACTCCTCTGCATTGTAACAAGGTATTAGGAATGTTATTTTGGGGTTTAATATCATTTATAAAAGTGTGTCAGTATGAGTTTGAAGTACTACTTCGTTTTGTTGTTCCAAAATATAAATAATGCAAAGTTGAACTAAAAAAAAAGGAAATGCTAGACTAGCAGCTGAAAACCCCATTGTTATTAATGGTAAAACGACATAGAAAGACCTCCATGATGTATTCTTTCCAAGAAAATACATATTTATACTGAATAGAAGTAACCCAATTAAACCTGTTTCTATTAATAGGGTTATTATTAAGTTATGAGCACCCATTCCGATGAAACTAGCGGTGTTACCCATCCCAATTCCAAGTAAAATAGTGTTTAATGATGCACTTTTTAATAATGTTATGGCTAAATCTATTAATATAAATTTAGAATTAAAGCTAGCATCTCTACTTAAAATTGATAGTAAAATTAAAGAAATAAAAATTAAAATTATTGCCAAAGATATTATCCCAAATATTTGTTTTTTGTTGATGGTTATTGGGAATGATATTCTGTTAAATATAACTGAATAGAGTAATAAGGTAATTATTGCGGAGCGTGATGTAGAAAGTATGGTAAGAATAAAAAGCAGTGATTTAATTATCTTCGCATTTGGGATAATTATGTTTTTTTTGCTTAAATAAACCATAAAAAAGTAAGTTAGACATATTTGAACTCCAACAAAGTTAGCATCTAAGTACATTATAGAGTTAAATTTAAACATATAAGCCAATCCTTGCTCTCTTGTATGTCCTGAATACATATTTGTTGAGTACAAAGTTGGGTGACTTAATCTCCAAAAAGCATCTGCAATAAATAGAAGAGTATGGAAAATAAGCATGTAATAGATTAAATTTTTGAAACTATTTTTAGAAAGGGAGTTTAAATTTTGATAACAAAAGAAAAAGAAAAAATACGGTAAAATTAACCCTAAAGTGTTTGGGAATTTGGTATTAGGAATAAGTGATTGTGCGGCAAAACTGAATATGAAAACAAACAAATTAAAATAAGCTAATTTATTGTGTTTTATTTCGGGTTTCAATATTTGCTTAAATGCAAAAACTATAATAGCTAATAACAGGAAAAAATAAATAGGGCTATAAGGTGTTATACCGGCTAAAAACAAACCAGAACCTATTAGTAACAATAAGGAAATAAAATAATCTGCACTAGTTGCCATATTTGGAAAACAATTTTATAAATAGCCAACTACTTGATTTAACAGTTCTTTTAATATTGGTATTTGAAATGTTGAATTTAAAGTAATGTAAAAAGTAATCAGTAAAACTAATTTTAGCATTAAGTAGTAAGTATAATTCTTTATAATGAAATTCAGAAATAATTTGATTGATTTTCTTTTTCTTGTCTTTACTGTTGTTAGGTATAAAATGTAATTTTATGTCCATAACACTTTTTTCAAAAGCAATGAGTTTATTTATGTCTTTACTTTTTGAACCTGACTCATCTAATATTCTATAAACACAAGTTATCTCTTCCATATACTTTACTTTCGCTTGTTTTGCGAAAAAAATCCATAATGGTAAGTCCCCAAGTTTCCAGTCTTTATTAAAAGGATCTATTTCGTTTTGATAGCTTATAAATAAATCTTTTCTAAAGCAGGTTGTTAACGTACCTATTATATTTCCCTTTGTTAGTAGGTGATTATAAATATTGTCTGTTTTAGGAATATTAACTTTTACTGGTTCATATTGTTGTGTATGCTGATGCAATTTTTTATAGTTAGTATGCACTAATCCATAATCAGCATGCGTTTCTAAAAAGGCAACTTGTTTTTGTAATTTCTTTTTATCAATCCAATAATCATCACCCTCAAAATAGGCTATGTATTTTGAGGAAGGGTAACTTAATAGGTCAATCCAGTTTGTATTGGCACCTACATTCTTTTCCTGTAAAATAAGTTTTATTTTATCAGGGTACTTTTCTTTATAACCTAAAAGTATTTCTCTTGTATTATCAGTCGAAAAATCATCTGCAATAACAAGTTCCCATGTATATTCAGTTTCCTGCATTAATACACCCTCAATGGCTTGAGCAATGTATTTTCCATGATTATATGTAATAAGACAAACTGATACTAATGGGGTAGTCATTGTATTTTATTTTCCCTTTTCACACATTAAAAAAATACTTGAGCATAAATCAGGGTATTGTTGACCTAACTGGTAGCAACCATCCAAATATTCTTTTGAAATAATATCAGTATTTAATAATCTATCCCACTGGAAATTGGCTAAAGCTTTAAAGAATATTCCTGAGCGATGAACTACTTTTAACCCTGCGGCTTTTGCATCTCTTTCCAGTGTATCTAACGAATAGGTAATTCTATGTCCATGTTCAGCCTCGGCCGGAGTTACAGCGCTGTTATGCGTAATTAACCCCATTTTTACAGCTATTTGTCTTGAAGGAGCATTGGCATTAGGACATACTAAGAAAAAACGCCCGTTATCAGATAGCCATTCATCGTTAATACGTTTCATTACTTTAATAGGATCATCAATATGCTCCAATACATGGGTTAAAACTATATTGTCGTATTTGGTAGGCAGCGTGGCTGTTTCAAACATGGAATTGATAAACTTTACTTTGTCACCAAATTCTTTTTTTGCTATTTCAATAGCTTCGTCCGATGCTTCCACACATGTAATATCGTCAAAGTGGGGTAAAAATCTTCTGGTAAAATTTCCTTGAAAACTACCTAATTCTAAAAAGTTACCTTCCTTAAAAAAGGGCTCAAATGATTTTAACATATAAGGGTGCATTACATCCAAGTCAAAACCATAGGTGTATTTGCGGCCTTCATTATCTTTAAATTCTTCGTTATAGTTTCTGGTTGTGTTCATTTTTAATTAATTATTTTGTTCAAGTTCTGCTAAACCAAATCCGGTTCTTCCAAATTCATTTCCGTTGTAAAGTAAATAAACTTTACCATTACATTCAAAAATATGCGGATAACACATCATTTCCGAATCCCAATCGTTTTCGCTTAAATCAATCCCTGCATTTTCATCATCGCGGGTCCAGTTTATCAGGTCGTCAGAATAAGCATACCCCAATTTATAACCACGGCCTTTTACGTTTCTAAAGCCTGTGGCAAACCTGTAGCAAAAGTACATATGGTAACGATTACCTATTTTAACAACAGTTGGCAATGCCTGGCATTCATCTTCTCCAATTTTATTAGGTATAATCAGATTACTGTTTTTATTCCAGTTTATGCCATCTTTTGAAGTAGCCTGTGCAATTTTATATACGCGCGATTCTGTTCCGTCTGTTTCGGCATTGTTTATCCATTTTACTCCATAAATATACCACATGTAAAATAGCCCTTCATAAAACTGAACAAAAGCATCACATACTAAAAATGGCTCTTTCAGCGAAGAGGATACAATAGGGCCTTTACCATATTTTTCAAAAGTTAAACCTTCATTGTTGCTATATGCTAAACCAATGGAGGTTTCAAGTGAGACAGATTTACGTCTGCTTAATCCACTTGTAAAGCCGTAAATTTTACCCTCATGACGTAACACATTCATGGGGAAAATTCCATGCTCATCAAAAGTCCCAAGGCCTCCTAACGGAATAACCGTATCTTTTGAAATATTGATGATGTTTTTGAAATCTTTATCAAAATCAACAAATGCAATATGTCCTAAGTATTTACCTGTTGGTTCTACCTCGCGGGTAGTAAAATATATTCTTACAAAATTATCTGATACCAGTACTTGCGGTGATTGGGCAAATTGAACGCAATTATTGGGTAATTGATGTTCTGTCGGATCAAATATTTTTCCTAATTTTTTCCATTTCATAGTCTATAAATTCCCCTTTAATTTTGCCAATCCAAAGCCATAACGGCCAACTTCATTACCTATGTATAACATGTAAATATTATTATCCAATTCAAAAACATGTGGGTAGGCATTCATTTCTGAATCCCAACCTTCTTCTGAAAGTTCAATCCCCACTTTGCTATCATCCCTAGTCCAGTTTAATAAATCTGTTGAATATGCATATCCTATTTTTCTAGTTCTAGTTTGCCTGAAAGATGAAGGAACCCAACCGCAAAAAAACATATGGTATTTTCCATTGGCATAGAAAACATCAGGGCTTGCCTGTGCCTCGGTTTTATCCCAGCCATCAGGAATTATGTCTTTATTTATTTTATTCCAATTAATGCCATCGTCAGAAATAGCTAATCTTATTTTATGGCTGATTTCTGGTTTGTTATTTTCTAAGTACCAATTGGCACCGGCTATATAAAAAAGATAATATTTATCGTTGAATTTTCTGATTTTAGGTCCACTTAAAGTAAATGGTTCTTCCGGTGTATATGGTAAAACAGGTCCTTCGCCCATTCGTTCAAAATGTTCGCCATTATTTTTACTAACAGCTAATCCTATTCCCACATTAAATGGTACTGATTCACACCTTGTCCAACCTGCGTAATAACCCCACAATTCATCGTTGTTTTTTATAATGGATAGGGGATAGGTTCCAAACTCATCAAATGTTCCTTTGTTGCCTAAGTTAAGTACCGGTTTTGCTGCAAACCGCTCTATTTTAAATAAGTCTTTTCTATTTAAATCAACATAGGTTGTGTAAGTAACATATTGGCCATTTTCATCGCGTTTTGGTCTGCATCCAAAAAACACTCTCACAAAATCATCAAATACCAAAGTACATGGTGCCTGAGCAAACTCATTCATCCATTCTTTCCTGTTTTCATAATCCAGTGGATTATATATTCTTCCTAATTTTTCCCAACTAAACATTAATTATTTATTATTTTTTATGATGGTAGTTTACAAAGATTTCTAGCTCCGGTTTTTAAGGAGCCGTAGTAGTAATCATTAAAGCCTGCTTTATCCATTAATTCAAATACTTTTTCCATATTGTATTCAACTCTATGTAGGTTAATTGAATTGTTTTCAATAGTAGCAAAAGCTGCCCTTGGGTCTCCGTCTCGCGGTTGTCCAACAGAGCCAGGATTACAGTAGATTTTATTCTTGAAATTTTGCAAGGTTTGTAAATGGGTGTGTCCTGAAAAAAATATTTCACCTTCTACTTTCGAAAAATACTCCTCGTTTGGTTCTAGTAAGTACTCATCAATAGGGTCAGCCCAACCACCATGTACCATTTTTATATGGTCTATTTCAAATTGTAACTGAAATGTTTTTACCCAACTTAAATTTTCTGCTGTTATAACTTTACGTTGATATGCTAAGCAGTCATTAACACTTTTTGATCGCGGACAGTATCCTCCACCGGCCATATACCAATCGTGGTTACCCATTAATGAAGGTATATTTCTTTTCCTTAACTCATCGCAGCATTCATTTACCTGCGAGTAATAACCAACTACATCACCTAAGCAATATATTTTAGAAATATTCATTTCATCTATCTTATGCAACACGCTTTTCAGTGCTTCATAATTTCCATGTATATCAGATATGATTGCTATTTTCATAAAATATAAAATCCTCAGTATATCTTACTGCTTTTCCTTTTCTTATTAAAGGTTGTAAAGGTAATTTATTTTCTAAATAATATTCAACCGACATTAACGATTCATTGTAGCCAAATGCTGTTCTGATAGATGTGGCGGAGGATATGCGGGGGTTTATTTCTAACAATTTAAGTTCACCGTGGTGGTTTCTAAACTGAAAATTGGTAGGGCCTACAGGTTTAAAAATGGCACAAAGTTCCAGTATTGCTTTTTTAATAGACTCCATTTCAACTACTTCAGCCTTTTCTGTAAAACCATCATTTGATAGTTTCCTCCTGATAGCCATGTAGGCACAAATGCCTCCTTTACCATCGCAGAATGCAGAAGCAGAATATTCTTCATTGTCAGTTCCAATAAAAGGTTGTACCATTAAATCGGTACCAATTTTGGATTGATGAATAAGAAAGGTTTCTTTATTATTCACTTTTACTATTCCTTTTGAGCCAAATCCTATCCTAGGTTTTAATAGTAAATTAGCACCAAATTCTTCAACTATTAACTCGTAATCATTTTCTAAACTTGTAGGAATAGCTGTGCTTACATTGTGTTTTTGTAATTGCTCATAAAAAAGCCATTTGTCTTTGGTAAATTTTATAAGGTCAGTATTATTTAATAATATTTTTGCCCCGCTTGATTCTATCTCACTAATATGTTCAACCCATTTGTATAAATCGGCTTCAATGCCTGGTATAATGAATGCAATATTGTGCTTTTTAATAGTATCTGTTAGCCATGTTATATAATTGTTATCGTTTGTTAAAATGGCTTTTTCAAAAATATCACAAAATCCTTGAGCTACTGAATCTTCATATATAGTAGTTCCAATTAGCTTTAAATTTTTATTAGCACTTTTAAGCGATTTAAGGATACCATAGCCTACTATTCCGCTAGCGCCTGAAACAAGTATATTACTCATTGGTATTCCTCCTGTATGCTGCAATTTTATTCATTCCTTGTTCAATTGTAATTTGAGGAAAAAAGTTTATTAAGTTGTATAAAGTATTATCATTCCCAAAAACATTATTGGCAATGTTTTCCTTGTTTGTAATGAAGTTTATTTGTCCATTGCTATTGAATGCCTGCATAGCCGCTCGGGCTATTTGCGAAATGGTTACATCTTCCGTATTGGTTAATGAAAAACTACCCGTAATTGTATGTTGCATTACTTTTTTTATAATTATAGCCAAATCGTCAATATGTAAATAGTTTCTTTTGGCATCGTGGTTACCAAATATGTCTATATTTTCTTTTAATTGAGCTTTATCAGCAAATGCATAAATTAATGGTTGGTGTTTCCTGAAACTATCATCGTTGCCATAAAGCATGGTAGGCTTTAAAATAGTAATCGGTAGTTGTCTTTTTTTGCAATAAAACAAAGCAATTTCTTCCGCATGCTTTTTCGATATTGAATAAATGGAATAATTAGCAGAATTATCTTTCAATTCAGTATAAATGCTGGATATATAGATGAAATGTTTAACGTTTGCTTTTACAGCAGCCTCACATAATTTTAGGGTACCAATTACGTTTACATATTCAGTATTTAAAATATCCTCAAATGAGTTTCCTCCAAAACTAGCTGCTATATGTAATACTACATCTATATTATCAGGGAAATTAATTACCTGATTTGTATTATTTAAATCAATAATAATATCGCAATCTTTTCTTCCGGCCGTTATCACTTCTGAAAACTCAGAGAGTATAGGCTTAAGTGTTTGTGCGATAGAAGAAGTACCTCCAATAATTAAAATATTCATCTAAATTGTGGTAAATGAGTTATTTAAATAATTAGTAATTGCTGATTTTGAATTAAACATCATTACATCAATAATAGATAAAAATGGAATAAACTCATTATTGAATTGTTTGTATTGAATGTTGTCGGCCTTTATAAATTGTAAATGTATTGACTCTTTTAAAAAATGTTCTTTGCTATACAAGTCAGTTCCACCAATAGGATTTATATAGGTAGTAGCATGTAGTTCTTTACAAATAGCTATTACTTTTTCTTCGGCCTTTAAATGATGGTTTATTGGTAAAGTGGAAGAAACTACAATTTCGGTTTTAATAGATAAGTAATCTAAAGTTTTATTTAACGCATTAAAAATAAAGCCGAATAAATTAGTTGATGAATAATTAAAACAATCTTCTATTAGCTTGATAACATCATTAAAGTGTGGTGCTTTTCTGTAGTTTTCCTTTATTTTATTTAATAGCTTACCTTTTTCTTTATGCCAGTCGGCCGATAGGTGTCTATCCATAACATCTAAAAAGTCGGAGTCTTTTAATAGGGGTAATGTAAAATATTCATCTTTACCATTACTAAGTATTCTATTTCTATTAATCCAACCTTTTTTTGTGTATTGAATATTGTCGTAAATTACAAAACAATCAACCGCATTTATTAATTGAAAATACCCAATATATGGAAATATATAGGGCTGCATAATCCCAATTTTCATGTTTTAATTGTTTAAAGCACGTAATAGAATTCTACATACATAATCTATCTCTTCATTTGATAATTTATGATACATAGGAAGACATAAAATTTGCTTTGAAATACTTTCGCTTACGGGTAAGGTATTTTCACTTTTATAAATTTCAACTGTATTTAATGATGGATAAAAATACCTTCTGGGATTTATTCTATTGGCTTCTAACTCATGTTTAACTTTTAGTAAAACACTTTCACTCTCAAAAACAACCGGGTAATAAGCGTAGTTAAAATCAGCTTTACTATTCAATTCTATTTTTTTGAGTTTTGGATTCGTTAACCATTTGTCGTAATGCAAACTTTGGTTTTTTCGTGAAGCCAGTATTGCTTCTATATCTTGTAAGTTCGCCAACCCCATGGCTGCATGGAACTCTGAATTTTTACCATTTATACCAACTGCATCAAAATGCTCGGGTCCGTTGTGTCCAAAATTCCTAAGCAGGGCCATTTCTTTTAACAGCTCAGGGTCGCTTGTAAATACTGCACCACCCTCTACTGTATGGAATAATTTTGTAGCATGAAAACTGGTAGTAACGATATCGCCAAACTCAAATACTGATTTGCCTTTGTATTTTGTACCAAAGCAATGGGCAGCATCGTATATAACTTTTAAATTATGTTTTTTAGCTATTTTATCAATTGCATCAATATCGCAAGGATTACCAAAAACGTGGGTAGCTAAAATAGCACTTGTATTTGGCGTAATGGCATCTTCAATTAATTGTGGGTTTATGTTTAAAGAGTCTTTATCAATATCGACAAATACTGGTTTACATCCTTCCCAAACCAAACTACTTACTGTGGCCACATAACTAAATGGAGTTGTAATAATTTCTCCTTTTAATTGTAGTGCTTTTATTGCTATTTGTAATGCAATAGTACCATTGTTTATGTAAAGTAAATGAGGTACTTGAAGATATTCTTTTAATTTTAATTCTAACTCATTAACTAATGGTCCATTATTTGTAAGCCATTCACGTTGCCAAATACCTTTTAAGTATTCTGTATAAGTTTCTAAGCTAGGTAAATATGGAGTAGTTACATTTATTGCCATAAGGATATAAAATAGGGTGCAATATATCTTATTTCTATAGGAAATAAAGTTTTAATTTTTAATGTATTCGACTACTTTAGACTAATAACACTTTAATTATATGCGCGTTATGATTTTTTTAGCGTAAATCCTTTTGTCAAAATTTTAATGTCGTCAATAACAGCAGGATAAAATTTAAATAAAATAAACACAAAAGATATAATAGCTAAACAAAAACTGATTCCGATACCTAACAGTTCACCTATAAAAGGAATAAGTAGTATTTTAGAAAGGTAGAGTATAATTAAATAAACAATAGCAATACCTGCAATAGGTAATATATCAATAAGTTGATCTTTTATATTATAGCCAGAAACTTTACCTGAAACATACAGGTTAAAAAATACACCTATAAAAGATATTGTCATTATGCCGATAAGCATTCCTAAAATACCGAATGATAAACCAATTCCAATTCCAATTACGAGCAATACTTTTTTTATAATCTCTAAGTTTAAAAACTTATCAGCCCGACCTTTGGCCAATAAAATGTTTATATTTAAAGCACTGATAGGGTAAAGAATGCCTAATATAGAAAAGAGTTGTATGTAAGTTACCATCGGTAACCATTTTTCTCCCAAAAGTAAATGAATAATTTCATTGGCTAAAACGGCTATTGTGCCCATAGCAGGTATAATAAATAAATTAGCCATGTTAAGGGCTTTTTTATACGTGTTTTTGAGTCTTTCAAAGTCGTTTTGCGCTTCTGACATAACTGGAAATAAAACCTTTACAAAAGCACTGGTAAAGGTTCCAACCGAAACGTTAATTAATGTTTGTGCATAGCTGTACAACCCAAGTATGGAAGCTGAAAAATAGCGACCAATTATCATGGTATCAATACTGCTAAATGCAGTATTGATTATGCTTGAAGCAAAAACTTTTAACCCAAAACCTAGTAAATTTTTTAGTGAATCTTTACAAATAATAAAGGAAGGTCGCCATTTTTCGTAAAGCCATATCAATCCTACATTTATTACACTTGCTACTACTTGTTGGGCAACCAATGCCCATACACCAAAATTTAAAAAAGCGAGACTTAAAGATACCAAAGAAGCAACAACAACGGATATGGTTGAAAATAATTCCATCCGTTTAAAGTTAAGCTGTTTTGTTAGTATGGCGTTGTGAGTAAGAATTAATGAGTTAAATAAAAAAATAAGCGATAAAGCCCTTATAATAGGAAGCAAGGCTTCTTCGTGGTAAAATATAACAATAAGTGGTGCGGTAAAATACAGCAATAAACAAATAGCAATACCAAGTAGTATGCTCACCCAAAATACCGAAGATAGTTCTCTTTGATTTACTTCTTTTTTCTGAATTAAACTCGAAAATAAGCCTAATTCACCTAATGAAGTAAGTAAGGCAATAATAACAGAAACCATGCCTATTAAACCAAACTCTTTAGGCGTAAGTAACCTTGCCAAAGCAATGTTTACCCCAAATTTTATTATTAATTTGGTAAACTGTCCAATTATAGACCATGTTCCTGCTTTTACAATTTGTTTTGACAATTTGGTAATACTTCTAATTACTATTGATAATAGTTTTTAAATTTTTTGTTATCAGATAAATTGATAATAAAATGGATGTTATAACGGATCCAATGATAGCAGAAATCAATCGCGATAATTTCTTTTTTTCAAGAGGTAAAGTAGGTTTATCAACCGTTTGAAAAAATGGAGTTTGGTTATCTAAAGCAAATTTTGCAATCTCTAGGTTTTTAAGAACTTCTGCATACATCAAGCTTAGCATTTCTACATCTCGTTTTGTCCTTTCAACGTCTACGCGTCCTTGCATTCTAATTACTTTTAAATTTCTATCAAATATACCTGCGCCATAACTTTCTTTTTCGTATAACAATGTTCTTATGGAGTCAGCTCTAAATTTAATTAGCTGGTAATTTTTTAATTGGCGATGAATACTTTTTGTGGTATAATATTCGGATAAATTTTTAAATAGACTTTCAACGAATAATTTAGCAAATTTTTCATTTATTGATTTAAAATCAATGGCAATAATTCCAGCACTTTGGATAACAATACCTGTTTTCTTTTTGGTATCTATAGTTAATAATTTATCATCAACTATTCGCTTTATAATTAAATCGAGTACTTTATTTTCCTGATATGACAAACTATCAAGGAGGTTATGTTTAAAATAAGTAAATGAATTTAAACTGGTATCTGATTGAAAAATACTTGATAGCTTATAAATATCTATGAAATGATTAACTAATAATTCTGGTTTATCATTGATAACTACTTTTTCTAATAGCGTATTTCCAATAAGTTGACGAGAATTGGCTATATATAATAATTTGTCTTCATTTACATTAGTATTTCCTCCAATACCAGCAATACCAGCAATACCAGCTAATGAAGATAAATTAAATCCTGAAGAACCTTCATTTTCATTTAAAATAAACGAATATTTGGAAATATAAGTTGGCTTTGAAATATGAGCAATGTAAAATCCAATTAATCCCCCTAAGAGACTTATTAATATAATAATTAATAGTTTAGTTAAAAGGAACATAATAGAGTTTTTTATAAAACTTATTATGTCAATTAATTCCACTGAATTCTTCATTAATTTATATAAATTTAGTAAACCTTTTGTATAGCGACAATAGTAATATTTTATATTGAATTTCTGTTAAAATAGTGTTTTGTATCTATGTAAAACATAAATAAGAAGGTTATAGCGTAATACATTAAATTTGGTTGTAACAAATAATGAATTAAAAATATTAAAAAGAATATAAGCAAGTGATTTTTAAATGCTCTTTTGGCTAATAAAAACAATAAATAAAAAGGAATGATTGATAATATTCCATATTGAACTAAAATAAATAATAAGCCATTATGGGGTTCATGGGCATTTGTAAATGATATCCACCTAGAAGAAAAATTTAATGCACCCGGACCATAAATAAAATAGTTATCTACACATAAATTTAATCCATCCGTTAAAGAATGTTTTCTATCCAAGTTACTTTGTAATGACCGCTCATTTTCTTCACTTTTTAAAAGCCGGGCAATAGAAGAACTTGGATTTTCTCGGGCGTAATTAGTAAGTTGATCTGAGAATATAACAGCAGAAAATAGAGTAACTATTACCGTTACTCCAATAATAATTGTTTTAAAAAAAGTTATATTTTTTAACAGCAAATAAAAAACATAGCTAAACAACATAATTAAGCCTTGCCTTGACCCAGCCAAATCTGTAAGATATAAAGCCAATAAAAAAATAATTACTAATAGGACTTTTTGTAAACCTTTATTCTTTAAATTTAGCTCATACGATAAAATTAAGAAGTATATACAAATAGCTCCTGAATAAGAATTGGAATCAATTAAAGTACCAGCAATTCGTGTTAAAACCCTTTTTTCAATATTATCGGAAAGAATAATAGAAAACAAGAGAGGATTGGCATTTTCAAATAACCCTTGGATAGTTAAAATTATGATTGAAAGTAGACTTATGTGTATAAACCACTTATTTAATTCTGGTTTTTTATTATTAATGCTAAAGGTCCACGAGAAATAAAAAAAATACAATAACACTCTTATTAAATCGTTTGCAATGGGAACAGAACCATTAATAAACCAATCAATAAAACATAATGGTATTGAAGTCGTTACAAAAAAAATAGTGTTCCAGCTATTTATAAAGTTAACAATCTGGTCTTTGTTAAAATTTAAAAGAAAGAATAACAAGCTAAGCAATAAACAAATGATGATTATGATAGAAGAGCTTAATCCAAATATTCCGGAGAAATAATATAAATTATTAATTATAGTTATTCCTATTCCTATATTGATAAATTTCTCTAATTTTCTTAGCATTTTTATCTAGATTGTTTTTTAAGTTATCTAGAAAACAATTTTTGCTTTAAGGAATAAAACTGTAATAGATATTAAACAAATAAAACTGAACAGAAATGCACCGATAATACTAAATACGATTAGTGATTTCGATAATTCTTCAAGGGGAAAAGAGGGTTTATCTATTACTTGAAAAACAGGTTTTTCTTGGTCATAATTAAATTTAGCAATTTCTTTGTTCTTTAATAATTCGGCATACAGCACATTTAATAATTCAGTTTCTTTTTTTAGTCTTGCTTCGTTTACTTTACCACTAAACCTGATTATTTTATTAGAAATGTCCATCTCATTAGCAACAGCGACTTCACTTCTTTCCATAATTCTTTTTGTTGAGTCTAATCTTTGGGAAACCAAATCTAAATTAGCCTTTAAGCTTTTTGTTATAATCTGTGTATAGAAATCGCTTAAATTAAAATAAATGGCATCGATAAGTCTTTTTGATAAGAGCTCATCTTTTGATTTATAACTAATTAAAATAATACCACTAGAAGACTGGCCAACAAAAGAAGAAGTTTTCTTTTTTACAGCATCGCTTTGTAAGTCGTTTGATTTTAAAATTTTTGATATTAAAAAATCCATTATTTTATTCTCTACATGGCTTAAGT of Bacteroidota bacterium contains these proteins:
- a CDS encoding glycosylase — its product is MFSWEKLGRIYNPLDYENRKEWMNEFAQAPCTLVFDDFVRVFFGCRPKRDENGQYVTYTTYVDLNRKDLFKIERFAAKPVLNLGNKGTFDEFGTYPLSIIKNNDELWGYYAGWTRCESVPFNVGIGLAVSKNNGEHFERMGEGPVLPYTPEEPFTLSGPKIRKFNDKYYLFYIAGANWYLENNKPEISHKIRLAISDDGINWNKINKDIIPDGWDKTEAQASPDVFYANGKYHMFFCGWVPSSFRQTRTRKIGYAYSTDLLNWTRDDSKVGIELSEEGWDSEMNAYPHVFELDNNIYMLYIGNEVGRYGFGLAKLKGNL
- a CDS encoding NAD(P)-dependent oxidoreductase; amino-acid sequence: MNILIIGGTSSIAQTLKPILSEFSEVITAGRKDCDIIIDLNNTNQVINFPDNIDVVLHIAASFGGNSFEDILNTEYVNVIGTLKLCEAAVKANVKHFIYISSIYTELKDNSANYSIYSISKKHAEEIALFYCKKRQLPITILKPTMLYGNDDSFRKHQPLIYAFADKAQLKENIDIFGNHDAKRNYLHIDDLAIIIKKVMQHTITGSFSLTNTEDVTISQIARAAMQAFNSNGQINFITNKENIANNVFGNDNTLYNLINFFPQITIEQGMNKIAAYRRNTNE
- a CDS encoding glycosyltransferase translates to MTTPLVSVCLITYNHGKYIAQAIEGVLMQETEYTWELVIADDFSTDNTREILLGYKEKYPDKIKLILQEKNVGANTNWIDLLSYPSSKYIAYFEGDDYWIDKKKLQKQVAFLETHADYGLVHTNYKKLHQHTQQYEPVKVNIPKTDNIYNHLLTKGNIIGTLTTCFRKDLFISYQNEIDPFNKDWKLGDLPLWIFFAKQAKVKYMEEITCVYRILDESGSKSKDINKLIAFEKSVMDIKLHFIPNNSKDKKKKINQIISEFHYKELYLLLNAKISFTDYFLHYFKFNISNTNIKRTVKSSSWLFIKLFSKYGN
- a CDS encoding ATP-grasp domain-containing protein translates to MSNILVSGASGIVGYGILKSLKSANKNLKLIGTTIYEDSVAQGFCDIFEKAILTNDNNYITWLTDTIKKHNIAFIIPGIEADLYKWVEHISEIESSGAKILLNNTDLIKFTKDKWLFYEQLQKHNVSTAIPTSLENDYELIVEEFGANLLLKPRIGFGSKGIVKVNNKETFLIHQSKIGTDLMVQPFIGTDNEEYSASAFCDGKGGICAYMAIRRKLSNDGFTEKAEVVEMESIKKAILELCAIFKPVGPTNFQFRNHHGELKLLEINPRISSATSIRTAFGYNESLMSVEYYLENKLPLQPLIRKGKAVRYTEDFIFYENSNHI
- a CDS encoding WbqC family protein yields the protein MKIGIMQPYIFPYIGYFQLINAVDCFVIYDNIQYTKKGWINRNRILSNGKDEYFTLPLLKDSDFLDVMDRHLSADWHKEKGKLLNKIKENYRKAPHFNDVIKLIEDCFNYSSTNLFGFIFNALNKTLDYLSIKTEIVVSSTLPINHHLKAEEKVIAICKELHATTYINPIGGTDLYSKEHFLKESIHLQFIKADNIQYKQFNNEFIPFLSIIDVMMFNSKSAITNYLNNSFTTI
- a CDS encoding class I SAM-dependent methyltransferase; translation: MNTTRNYNEEFKDNEGRKYTYGFDLDVMHPYMLKSFEPFFKEGNFLELGSFQGNFTRRFLPHFDDITCVEASDEAIEIAKKEFGDKVKFINSMFETATLPTKYDNIVLTHVLEHIDDPIKVMKRINDEWLSDNGRFFLVCPNANAPSRQIAVKMGLITHNSAVTPAEAEHGHRITYSLDTLERDAKAAGLKVVHRSGIFFKALANFQWDRLLNTDIISKEYLDGCYQLGQQYPDLCSSIFLMCEKGK
- a CDS encoding metallophosphoesterase family protein; translated protein: MKIAIISDIHGNYEALKSVLHKIDEMNISKIYCLGDVVGYYSQVNECCDELRKRNIPSLMGNHDWYMAGGGYCPRSKSVNDCLAYQRKVITAENLSWVKTFQLQFEIDHIKMVHGGWADPIDEYLLEPNEEYFSKVEGEIFFSGHTHLQTLQNFKNKIYCNPGSVGQPRDGDPRAAFATIENNSINLHRVEYNMEKVFELMDKAGFNDYYYGSLKTGARNLCKLPS